A DNA window from Aminiphilus circumscriptus DSM 16581 contains the following coding sequences:
- a CDS encoding GntR family transcriptional regulator, producing MNGDDVLFTKPLREQVYDYLKRKMNEREIVPGASINLRKMSSQLGISKTPLRDALLQLEGEGFVTILPRRGIVVNELSQRDIKDFYEIIGALESSTVRIAASLITPGVLAELASINDAMDTAWRRGNAEEYNDLNTEFHCTLPRLSGNRHLLRLLSNYRRRLYDFMPRRDELIHDWEVRSMAEHREFVFLLEEGKCEEAASLLQNVHWSFALQDQFIRVYYFEAEETKSSSA from the coding sequence ATGAACGGCGACGATGTTCTCTTCACGAAACCACTTCGGGAACAGGTATACGACTACTTGAAACGCAAGATGAACGAACGGGAGATCGTTCCCGGCGCCTCCATCAACCTCCGGAAGATGAGCAGCCAGCTCGGCATCAGCAAGACCCCCCTGCGGGACGCCTTGCTGCAACTTGAAGGCGAAGGCTTCGTGACCATCCTTCCCCGCAGGGGCATCGTGGTGAACGAACTCTCCCAGAGGGACATCAAGGACTTCTACGAAATCATCGGCGCCCTTGAATCCAGCACGGTCCGCATTGCGGCCTCGCTGATCACTCCGGGAGTTCTTGCGGAACTGGCCTCCATCAACGACGCCATGGACACGGCGTGGCGCCGGGGTAACGCCGAGGAGTACAACGACCTGAACACCGAGTTCCACTGTACTCTTCCCCGTCTTTCGGGGAACCGCCATCTGTTGCGTCTGCTCTCCAACTACCGGAGGCGCCTCTACGACTTCATGCCACGCCGGGACGAACTCATCCACGACTGGGAAGTGCGCTCCATGGCGGAGCACCGGGAATTTGTCTTCCTCCTCGAAGAAGGAAAATGCGAGGAGGCCGCCTCGTTGCTCCAGAACGTGCACTGGTCCTTCGCGCTTCAGGACCAGTTCATCCGGGTCTACTATTTCGAGGCGGAAGAGACGAAGTCCTCGTCGGCGTAG
- a CDS encoding 3-hydroxyacyl-CoA dehydrogenase, with protein sequence MKKIESAEDIHSVLVVGAGTMGSQIALQCALCGLGVTLYDVDRAKLDEARGRMSGEYAASLTGLGLREAETVRKVIDGIEFTTDAAAAAAEADLVSESIPERPELKARVFGMFDGLCPERTLFATNSSTLLPSMIAEGTGRPDRFCAMHFHIYVWVANVVDIMPHPGTAPEVAEILRQFALRIGQVPIVLKKEQVGYVFNTMLCALNDAALGLVADGVASVDDVDRAWMGVMKTPIGPLGILDFVGLDTAMTITEYWAERTGNKRLVSNGQLLRSYVEAGRLGMKNGKGFYDYPAPRYADEDFVSSASK encoded by the coding sequence ATGAAGAAAATTGAATCTGCGGAGGACATTCATTCGGTCCTGGTGGTGGGTGCTGGAACCATGGGAAGTCAGATCGCCCTGCAGTGTGCGCTGTGTGGCCTGGGTGTGACGCTCTACGACGTGGACCGGGCGAAACTCGACGAGGCCCGGGGGAGAATGAGCGGCGAGTATGCCGCGTCCCTCACGGGTCTGGGCTTGCGGGAGGCGGAGACGGTTCGGAAGGTTATCGATGGCATCGAGTTCACCACGGACGCCGCGGCGGCTGCGGCGGAGGCGGACCTGGTGAGCGAGTCCATTCCGGAACGACCGGAACTCAAGGCAAGGGTGTTCGGCATGTTCGACGGACTGTGCCCGGAGCGGACGCTCTTTGCCACGAATTCCTCCACATTGCTGCCCTCCATGATAGCCGAGGGAACGGGGCGCCCCGACCGCTTCTGCGCCATGCATTTCCACATCTACGTGTGGGTTGCCAACGTGGTGGACATCATGCCCCATCCGGGAACGGCGCCGGAGGTGGCGGAGATTCTCCGGCAGTTTGCCCTGCGGATCGGACAGGTGCCCATCGTGCTCAAGAAGGAACAGGTGGGGTATGTCTTCAATACCATGCTCTGTGCGCTCAACGATGCCGCGCTGGGGCTCGTCGCAGACGGGGTCGCCTCGGTGGACGACGTGGACCGGGCCTGGATGGGCGTAATGAAGACCCCCATCGGTCCCCTGGGGATTCTCGATTTCGTGGGCCTCGACACGGCCATGACCATCACGGAATACTGGGCGGAGCGCACGGGAAACAAACGACTCGTCAGTAACGGGCAACTGCTCCGGAGTTATGTGGAGGCGGGGCGTCTGGGCATGAAGAACGGAAAGGGGTTCTACGACTATCCCGCTCCGCGCTACGCCGACGAGGACTTCGTCTCTTCCGCCTCGAAATAG
- a CDS encoding helix-turn-helix domain-containing protein: MSRHHLARDEREIIVIGLRIGVSPQEIASRIGRSRSTIRREIPRRRRRP, translated from the coding sequence ATGAGCCGCCACCATCTTGCCAGAGACGAGCGCGAGATCATCGTCATCGGCCTGCGAATCGGAGTATCCCCGCAGGAGATCGCTTCCCGGATCGGGCGTTCCAGGAGCACCATCCGCCGGGAGATTCCGCGCAGGCGGCGGCGCCCGTGA